One region of Rana temporaria chromosome 9, aRanTem1.1, whole genome shotgun sequence genomic DNA includes:
- the LOC120914496 gene encoding olfactory receptor 6F1-like produces the protein MYFVVSGTMPTSDHVNRSLAYIFIIVGFETMRDIEIFLFSLFSIMYILTLGAHVLIITLVLMDNRLHKPMYLLLANFSLVEVLYTTVTIPKMLDALLTRNKEIPSAGCLAQFYFFFAFGAAENCFLVVMGYDRYAAICQPLHYTRLMTRRTTLGLALAPWIVGFITAACPTIWISSLSFCFPNYIDHFFCDYSPLLKLSCEDTSRGEFTFSVISWSLTLGCFSLIMVSYTFIIFTVLKIPSVEGQKKAFNTCASHLTVVLIFNGTIIFMYIRPNSHIRFTLDKVVSIFYCVVTPLMNPMIYCLRNKEVKGALRKAFMSQMITAQVG, from the coding sequence ATGTATTTCGTCGTTTCAGGGACCATGCCAACATCAGACCACGTTAATCGGAGTTTAGCTTATATCTTCATCATTGTGGGTTTTGAGACCATGAGGGACATTGAgatctttcttttttcccttttctctatCATGTACATCCTTACCTTGGGGGCTCATGTTCTTATCATCACACTTGTTCTAATGGATAACCGCCTACACAAGCCCATGTATCTGCTTTTGGCCAACTTCTCTTTGGTGGAGGTTCTATACACCACAGTGACTATTCCAAAGATGTTGGATGCTTTGCTGACGCGGAACAAAGAGATCCCTTCCGCTGGCTGCCTTGCTCAGTTttactttttctttgcttttggaGCAGCAGAGAATTGTTTCCTGGTTGTCATGGGCTATGATCGATATGCCGCCATCTGCCAGCCCTTACACTATACCAGGTTAATGACCAGAAGGACTACCTTGGGGCTGGCACTTGCCCCATGGATAGTTGGGTTTATAACAGCTGCCTGCCCCACTATCTGGATATCCAGCCTTAGCTTCTGTTTCCCAAATTACATCGACCACTTCTTTTGTGACTACTCGCCCCTTCTGAAGCTGTCTTGTGAGGACACCTCAAGAGGTGAGTTCACATTCTCTGTGATATCCTGGAGTTTAACCCTTGGCTGCTTTTCTCTCATCATGGTTTCTTACACTTTTATCATTTTCACCGTTCTGAAGATTCCATCTGTTGAAGGCCAGAAGAAGGCTTTTAACACTTGTGCTTCCCACCTGACCGTGGTATTGATCTTTAATGGGACGATCATATTCATGTACATACGCCCCAATTCTCACATCAGGTTCACTCTTGACAAGGTGGTGTCCATCTTCTATTGTGTGGTGACCCCTCTGATGAACCCTATGATCTACTGCCTGAGAAACAAAGAGGTGAAAGGGGCCCTTAGAAAGGCTTTCATGAGCCAAATGATAACAGCACAAGTTGGGTGA